One Maribacter sp. HTCC2170 genomic window, GCAGGATGTATTGCACACCTTTAAGAAAGGTCATCGAATAATGATTCAAATTCATAGTACTTGGTTCCCATACATTGACCGAAACCCTCAAAAATATGTTGACAATATTTACAAGGCGAACGAAGAGGATTTCATTAAATCAACAATTAAAATACATGGTTCTTCATCAATTCAAATAGGAAATGAGGATGATTGTTGTCAACCACCATTATTGAATACTGAAGAAAAGATTATAAAGAATTAATCTACGTTTTACTCAACCTTCAGTGAGTATAGATTATTGGTCTGGTTTTTGATTTTAAATGAGCTATGAAAAAATTGTTTTTTATTATTTCGCTTTTCATTGGAATAACGCTATACGGACAGCATAGCATTTCAGGCTCGTTATCGCCTGCCAATGAATATAAATGGTTGATTGCTTACCGGTTAAAACCGGGCACACAGGTTTATGTGGCCCAGAGCGAGGTTAAAGAAGGTGCTTTTAAATTGGACCTTCCCGCAAACTCAGAACCTGGAACATATAGGATTGTTTATGCCGTTCCGCAAGATGAGTTTTATTTTGATGTTATTTATAATGGCAAAGAAGATATAGAAGTTGCTTTTAGCCAACATACCGGGGTTTCATTCCTAACCTCTAAAGAAAACATTCTTTTCAATATGTACTTTAAGGAAATCAACGACCTTGAACAACAAATTGTTGATTACTATACTCAGGGAAGTCAGAACAGGAATAATCTCAAAAATGCTTCCTTAAAAATCAATGAGGTACAAAAATCCTATGAGGAAAAAACCATGGGGCTTATGGCCAACAAATTCATAACCTCAAATCATGTATTTATTCCCCAGATAGACGATAGTGTTTATGATTATGTAAAGGGTAAAAAAGACAATTATTTTAATGGAATGGATGTAACCAATCCAATGTTACAGGCTTCAGGTTTTTTAACCAATAAGCTAGCCAATTACGTCTTTACTGCCTTGCCTTTGAAAACTATGACCCCACAGGAAACAGAAGATGTGATAATGGAAAATGTCAGGTCTGTAGATTCCAAATTGCAAACCGTAGATGATAAATACAAATTACACTTGTTTTATTCATTGTGGTCTCAGGCAGCTGCAAGTGGAAAAAACAATGTCTCTGATTTCATTTATACAGAATATCTGAAAGAATTGGCATCATCCCAAAATAATGAAGAGATTATTTCAAATATTGACGTTCATAATCGTTTACGGCCTGGTGCCATCGCCCCCAACTTAGAATGGCACAAAGAGAACGAAAAAAAAACACTGAGCGAACTTAATGGAGCAGATAACTATGTTTTGGTTTTTTGGAGTAGCACTTGTGGTCATTGTTTGCGCGAATTACCTTCTTTACATGAAGAGTTTGCCTCAAATGAAAAGGTGAAAGTAATAGCCGTTGGTCTTGAGGAGGATGAACTGAATTGGAAGAGAGAAATAAAAAAGCTCAATCAATTTGAACATGTAATAGCACTTGGCAAATGGGATAGCGAGTATGCCGCACTATATGCCGTTAACCAAACACCTACTTATTTCATATTGGATAGTGAAAAACGCATTATTGCCAAACCTGAAGATAATAAGGATGTTATTGAATTTATAGCCAACAACTAACTAAAAATTATAATGTTTTTAAATCTTTGATGGTCTTGAACGCAATATCTACCTGGTCATCGTTTACAATAATAGTGAATTCGTTCGTGGTTGAAATCACCTCATAAAGCACAATTCCTTCCCAGGCCAAACGCTGAAAAATAAAATAATAGATTCCGGGTACAGAAACGTTTTCTGCCGGCAATTTAACAGTGATTGAAGATAGATTTTCTGCTTTTTGCGTAGATCTTTCAGCTTTGAACAAATCTTCTACAGTACTATCCATGATATTACTGATGACAATATTTATCTCATTTACCCCTCTTGAAGAGGTATAAAACACATCTTGATTGGCATTAATGGCCTCTAGTAGTTTTGCTTGTTGCGAAAGAATGGTATCTGATGCCAAAAAAGTATAATCAGTCAATGAAGAACGTACTGTTATCTCGCCAATATTCTTTAAAACTTTGATAATCTTGTGAGTGGCCCTAAATTCAAGATCATCGGACAATCGTTTTAAGGCCATTACAATAGCACCATTTCGAATGTCCTTTCCCAATTGATCTTCTATCTCGGGCTTAACAATTCTGGAAAGCGAAGTAAGGTTGATGATTCCCTGGGCCAAAGCACTTTGCAAGAATGGTTTTTTCTTGATGTATTGCTCTACAACAGATGATATAGTCTTCATAACTGATTGATTTGAAGCAAATATAACAAACTGTTATAAATAAAACAAATTGTATTTATTGTTCAAAAATGATAAAATGCATCCTTCAAATGTTCGATTTTAAAGACTTTTTTATTTTTCAGAATGGTAATCACATCAAATCTAACTTCAACATCGAGGTCCTTTTCAGTAACATAATGGTCTGCACCCATTGTAAGCAGGCTTATTTTCTTTCTAGTGATAGTCTCTGCAATATTTTCGATAAAATCGGTACTTCTAGAGCGAACTTCGACTATGGCAAGCGTGTCATTGTTTTGAGCTATGATATCAATTTCCGCTTTGAGGTATCTGTAATTTTTACACAGAATATGGTAACCATTTTTAATCAAAAAATCAACCGCGATTTGCTCTCCTTCCTTTCCAAATTCGTTATGTTTCCCCATACATTATTTATAAATTTTTCAAAAATCATGTATTTCATCGAAAAAATAAGCGCTTAAACGTCTTATTCAAACAGATGAACGTAAATTAGATGGCATGTCAACGAAAATACTTGGAATTACATAATATCCAAATTGTTTAGACGTTAAGAATTTGCCCCCTACGCACATGAACGTTCTTAAAGCCTAAAATTACTATGGAATACTTCGTTAATTGTAACACCTCTACATTAGCGCCGTACACAACTCCCTTGGATAGAACCAGGGCAGCGCATTTGTACCGAAGATTGGGGTTTAGTGCCTCCGTCGAGACTATTGACCAAGCAGTCGGATTATCTGCCGGTGCTTTAGTCGATAATTTAATAAATCAGGCCGTAAATATGGCCCCAACACCTGCACCTACTTGGGCAGATTGGAATAATAGCAACTACCCTGCGGACGATGATGCAGCCGGCCAACTACGGCGGGCACAATTGGACGAATGGAGGTTGACCTATGCCAACGGCATGCTCAATAACAACCTAAGGGATCGATTGAGTTTTTTCTGGAGCAACCACTTTGTTACTGAAATAGATATATACGATTGTAACTCTTTCCTTTACTATTATATAAACTGTCTACAACGAAATTCGATTGGGAATTTCAGAACCTTCGTAAGTGAAATAGGTTTAACCAGTGCTATGCTTTACTATCTGGATGGCGTATATAACAATGGTAATAATCCCAACGAGAATTACGCTCGTGAACTATATGAACTATTCACCCTAGGTGAAGGCAATGCATATACTGAGGATGATATTATCGAAACTGCTAAAGCCCTAACAGGTTATGTGGAACGAGGAGAAATAGGTTGCGAAGCAGTGACTTTTGATGCATCAAACTTCGATGCGGGGAGTAAAACGATTTTTGGTCAAACAGGTAATTGGGGATATGATGATGTTATCAATATTCTTTTCCAAGAACGTGCAAATGAGATTGCAGAATTCATCTGCAGAAGACTTTATGAATTTTTTGTGCATCCAGATTCTGAAGATGAAACTGGTAACGCACAGACTATAATAGATGGTTTAGCAGCTACTTTTGTTTCAAATAATTTTGAAATTGCACCTGTGCTGTCGCAGTTGTTCAAGAGTCAGCATTTTTTCGATGATGAGGCTATTGGTGTAATTATCAAAAGTCCTTTTGACATGTACTTCAACTTTGTCAAGGAAACTGGATTCACATACAACAACACTAATGTGAGTGAGTTGATTAATTATAGTGGTCTTCTCTCTCAGCGATTGTTCGATCCATTTGATGTTGCTGGTTGGCAAAGAGATAGAAGTTGGATCAATACCAATTTCATGATAGGCCGTTGGCTGACAATGGAATCAGTTATTGAAGGATTCTATCAAGACGATAATGAGCAATTTAGAGATTTTGCGATGTCTATCGTAGGTGGAATTGGTATGACCACCAATAATCCAGATCTCATTTCCAGACCTATTATTGACCACGTACTTCCAAAAGGTTTACTTACGGAGTCAGATTATCAAAGGGCCTTTGCAATTTTCAGAAGTGATGTAGAAGAGACCTATTACGAAGGAGGAAATGAAGAAACATGGACATTGGCCATGTGGAACCAAGCACCTTTTCAAGTGTACATATTACTTCAATATTTGGCAAGAGAACCTGAATTTCAACTAAAATAAAACCTACGATTATGTGCGATACTCACGATAAAACACCATATAAAGGTCTTGAACATGAAG contains:
- a CDS encoding TlpA family protein disulfide reductase; its protein translation is MKKLFFIISLFIGITLYGQHSISGSLSPANEYKWLIAYRLKPGTQVYVAQSEVKEGAFKLDLPANSEPGTYRIVYAVPQDEFYFDVIYNGKEDIEVAFSQHTGVSFLTSKENILFNMYFKEINDLEQQIVDYYTQGSQNRNNLKNASLKINEVQKSYEEKTMGLMANKFITSNHVFIPQIDDSVYDYVKGKKDNYFNGMDVTNPMLQASGFLTNKLANYVFTALPLKTMTPQETEDVIMENVRSVDSKLQTVDDKYKLHLFYSLWSQAAASGKNNVSDFIYTEYLKELASSQNNEEIISNIDVHNRLRPGAIAPNLEWHKENEKKTLSELNGADNYVLVFWSSTCGHCLRELPSLHEEFASNEKVKVIAVGLEEDELNWKREIKKLNQFEHVIALGKWDSEYAALYAVNQTPTYFILDSEKRIIAKPEDNKDVIEFIANN
- a CDS encoding DUF1800 family protein encodes the protein MEYFVNCNTSTLAPYTTPLDRTRAAHLYRRLGFSASVETIDQAVGLSAGALVDNLINQAVNMAPTPAPTWADWNNSNYPADDDAAGQLRRAQLDEWRLTYANGMLNNNLRDRLSFFWSNHFVTEIDIYDCNSFLYYYINCLQRNSIGNFRTFVSEIGLTSAMLYYLDGVYNNGNNPNENYARELYELFTLGEGNAYTEDDIIETAKALTGYVERGEIGCEAVTFDASNFDAGSKTIFGQTGNWGYDDVINILFQERANEIAEFICRRLYEFFVHPDSEDETGNAQTIIDGLAATFVSNNFEIAPVLSQLFKSQHFFDDEAIGVIIKSPFDMYFNFVKETGFTYNNTNVSELINYSGLLSQRLFDPFDVAGWQRDRSWINTNFMIGRWLTMESVIEGFYQDDNEQFRDFAMSIVGGIGMTTNNPDLISRPIIDHVLPKGLLTESDYQRAFAIFRSDVEETYYEGGNEETWTLAMWNQAPFQVYILLQYLAREPEFQLK
- a CDS encoding YraN family protein; translated protein: MGKHNEFGKEGEQIAVDFLIKNGYHILCKNYRYLKAEIDIIAQNNDTLAIVEVRSRSTDFIENIAETITRKKISLLTMGADHYVTEKDLDVEVRFDVITILKNKKVFKIEHLKDAFYHF